One window of Bos javanicus breed banteng chromosome 1, ARS-OSU_banteng_1.0, whole genome shotgun sequence genomic DNA carries:
- the ZNF654 gene encoding zinc finger protein 654 isoform X3: MSFFELLLFFGRDEFYEEPLKDILGSFQECQNHLRRYGNVNLELVTRIIRDGGPWEDPVLQAVLKAQPASQEIVNKYLSSENPLFFELRARYLIACERIPEAMALIKCCINHPEISKDLYFHQALFTCLFMSPVEDHLFREHLLKTDCKSGIDIICNTEKEGKTMLALQLCESFLISQLQNGDMYCIWELIFIWSKLQLKSNPSKQVFVDQCYQLLRTATNVRVIFPFMKIIKDEVEEEGLQICVEICGCALQLDLHDDPKTKCLIYKTIAHFLPNDLEILRICALSIFFLERSLEAYHTVEELYKRPDEEYNEGTSSVQNRVRFELLPILKKGLFFDPEFWNFIMIKKNCVALLSDKSAVRFLNESALENSAGNVKKALDQHSLEEGLDSLTDQSPGELDPDDISGVQPKGPINAKKNLTALNASRVDHNVPRHRCMLCNKEFLGGHIVRHAQAHQKKGSFSCVICGRKFRNRGLMQKHLKNHVKKIQRQQIAAAQQEDQENPALEEMNCSDTFISFENGNSDNKDLEVETITGSSDRNKDVIPAHVGEFTEIPVNVSEDVIENITENGSPDTSLNNVSEPLPICVDDYEEEEDEEGDYEEDDYDLNQESSVLHKINGAVCHPKDIYATDQEGNFKCPALGCVRIFKRIGFLNKHARTVHPTDLNVRQTVMKWSKGKCKFCQRQFEDSQHFIDHLNRHSYPNVYFCLHFNCNESFKLPFQLAQHTKSHRIFQAQCSFPECHELFEDLPLLYEHEAQHYLSKTPESSAQPSEAILWDVLTDSKSNHQEKDSSGNERQTTSLPVSTSKSRKDITEPKTCIESMEKKTDSLIQNGNEHSDDTVSDTSLTDQKMPDIEPNSENNCSINDLVNGHSGIEQTPLVSSDPALKIDTNRIRTENGSILPSVVPQEHNTLPVSQAPSKPNPTSEHTSYGLILTKPYVRPLPPSYLDERYLSMPKRRKFLTDRVDACSDQDNVCKKSVKRLRCGKCLTTYCNAEALEAHLAQKKCQTLFGFDSDDESKSAVFSVGISVEVENAINRHKVKKINICITQIIKHYSIRYFV, translated from the exons GAATGCCAGAATCACCTCCGCAGATATGGAAATGTGAATCTGGAACTGGTGACTCGAATCATTAGAGATGGTGGCCCATGGGAAGATCCTGTGTTGCAAGCTGTTCTAAAAGCCCAGCCAGCATCTCAGGAGATAG tgaACAAATATTTAAGTTCTGAAAATCCACTATTCTTTGAACTACGTGCCAGATACCTAATTGCTTGTGAACGCATACCTGAAGCAATGGCTCTTATTAAATGTTGTATAAATCACCCAGAAATCAGTAAAGACTTGTACTTCCATCAAGCACTCTTCACCTGTCTGTTTATGTCACCTGTAGAAGATCACCTATTCCGAGAG CATTTACTGAAAACTGATTGTAAGAGTGGAATTGATATCATCTGTAACACTGAAAAAGAAGGCAAGACTATGTTAGCCTTGCAACTCTGTGAATCCTTTCTTATTTCACAGCTCCAGAATGGGGATATGTACTGTATCTG GGAGTTGATTTTCATATGGAGTAAACTTCAGCTAAAGTCTAATCCTTCAAAACAAGTTTTTGTAGATCAGTGCTACCAGCTTTTAAGAACAGCAACTAATGTGAGAGTCATATTTCCTTTCATGAAAATCATTAAAGATGAG gTTGAAGAAGAAGGCTTACAAATTTGTGTTGAAATATGTGGTTGTGCTCTACAACTAGATCTTCATGATGATCCCAAAACTAAATGTCTAATTTATAAAACAATTGCACATTTTTTACCAAATGATTTGGAGATTCTCAGGATTTGTGCACTCTCGATATTTTTTCTTGAACGCTCCTTGGAAGCTTATCATACTGTTGAAGAGCTTTACAAACGTCCAGATGAAGAATACAATGAAGGCACAAGTAGTGTTCAAAATCGTGTTCGTTTTGAATTACTTCCAATTTTGAAAAAGGGATTGTTTTTTGATCCTGAATTCTGGAACTTCATAATGATTAAGAAAAACTGTGTAGCATTACTGAGTGATAAGTCAGCAGTTAGATTTCTAAATGAAAGTGCACTGGAAAATTCTGCAGGTAATGTAAAAAAGGCATTGGATCAGCACAGTTTAGAGGAAGGGCTTGACTCTCTTACAGATCAGAGCCCTGGAGAGCTTGATCCTGATGATATATCTGGAGTGCAACCAAAAGGCCCTATTAACGCAAAGAAAAACCTTACAGCTCTTAATGCTTCCAGAGTAGATCACAATGTCCCAAGGCATCGGTGTATGTTATGTAACAAGGAATTTCTAGGTGGTCACATTGTAAGGCATGCCCAGGCTCATCAGAAAAAGGGCAGTTTTTCATGTGTGATATGTGGCAGGAAATTTAGAAACAGAGGACTTATGCAGAAGCATTTAAAGAATCACGTTAAGAAAATACAGAGACAGCAAATTGCTGCAGCTCAGCAAGAGGATCAAGAAAATCCTGCTTTAGAAGAAATGAATTGTTCTGatactttcatttcatttgaaaatggGAATTCTGATAATAAAGATTTGGAAGTAGAGACTATTACTGGTTCCAGTGACAGAAACAAAGACGTCATCCCTGCACATGTGGGTGAATTCACTGAAATTCCTGTAAATGTATCAGAAGATGTTATTGAAAACATTACTGAAAATGGCAGCCCTGATACTTCTTTAAATAATGTCTCAGAGCCATTACCTATCTGTGTGGATGACTAtgaggaggaagaagatgagGAAGGTGATTATGAAGAAGATGACTATGACCTGAATCAAGAAAGTTCAGTACTTCATAAAATCAATGGAGCTGTGTGCCATCCAAAAGACATATATGCAACAGATCAAGAAGGAAATTTTAAGTGCCCTGCTCTTGGCTGTGTCAGGATATTTAAAAGAATTGGATTTCTGAATAAGCATGCAAGGACTGTACATCCAACTGATTTAAATGTGCGGCAAACAGTAATGAAGTGGAgcaaaggaaaatgcaaattttgtcaaaggcaaTTTGAAGATTCTCAACATTTTATAGATCACCTTAATAGACACAGCTATCcaaatgtgtatttttgtttgcattttaattgCAATGAATCATTTAAGCTGCCATTCCAACTTGCTCAGCACACAAAAAGTCACAGGATATTTCAAGCTCAGTGTAGTTTTCCAGAATGCCATGAGCTTTTTGAAGATCTTCCTCTGCTATATGAACATGAAGCTCAGCATTATTTAAGTAAAACACCAGAATCATCTGCACAACCAAGTGAAGCAATTCTTTGGGATGTTCTTACAGACTCAAAatctaatcatcaggaaaaagaCTCATCTGGTAATGAGAGACAGACTACTAGTCTGCCAGTTTCTACTAGCAAATCAAGGAAAGATATTACAGAACCAAAGACATGTATAGAAagtatggaaaagaaaacagacagtTTAATTCAGAATGGAAATGAACATTCTGATGACACTGTTTCTGATACAAGCTTGACAGACCAAAAGATGCCTGACATAGAAccaaattctgaaaataattgtAGTATTAATGATTTAGTCAATGGACACAGTGGAATAGAGCAGACACCTTTAGTTTCATCAGATCCTGCTTTGAAAATTGATACAAATAGAATCAGGACAGAAAACGGTTCCATTTTACCCAGTGTTGTACCACAAGAACACAATACCCTGCCAGTATCTCAGGCACCTTCCAAACCAAATCCGACGAGCGAACACACTTCATATGGCTTAATTTTAACAAAGCCATATGTCAGACCATTGCCTCCCAGTTACCTTGATGAACGGTACCTTAGTATGCCAAAACGCAGAAAATTTCTGACTGATAGGGTAGATGCCTGTTCTGATCAAGATAACGTTTgtaaaaaatcagtgaaaagatTAAGATGTGGCAAATGCCTGACCACCTACTGTAATGCAGAAGCACTTGAGGCTCACCTTGCACAAAAGAAATGTCAGACCCTCTTTGGATTTGATTCAGATGATGAAAGTAAGTCTGCTGTCTTCTCAGTAGGTATATCTGTAGAAGTAGAAAATGCCATAAATCGTcataaggttaaaaaaattaacatttgtatAACACAGATAATAAAGCACTACTCCATACGTTATTTCGTGTAA